The following coding sequences are from one Musa acuminata AAA Group cultivar baxijiao chromosome BXJ2-4, Cavendish_Baxijiao_AAA, whole genome shotgun sequence window:
- the LOC135608954 gene encoding protein RADIALIS-like 3, with protein sequence MASGWTAKENKTFERALAVYDKDTPDRWHNIARAVGGKTAEEVKRHYDLLVEDIRRIEAGQMPYVHYKSPGSRG encoded by the exons ATGGCATCGGGTTGGACCGCGAAGGAGAACAAGACGTTCGAACGGGCCCTCGCGGTGTACGACAAGGACACCCCCGACCGCTGGCACAATATCGCCCGGGCCGTCGGCGGGAAGACGGCGGAGGAAGTGAAGCGCCACTACGATCTGCTCGTGGAGGACATTCGCCGCATCGAGGCTGGCCAAATGCCGTACGTCCATTACAAGTCCCCCGGCAGCAgag GTTGA
- the LOC135609687 gene encoding mannan endo-1,4-beta-mannosidase 1-like: MKGVSLLAVLCLLLLSPQHHVEAAGGFIRTRGLNFVLDGNPFFANGFNAYWLMTLASDPSQRGKVSSAFREASSHGLLVARTWAFSDGGGNALQYSPGHYNGQTFTGLDFVVSEARRYGIRLILSLANNYDTFGGKKQYVQWARNQGQYIASDDEFFTNPVVGGFYKNHVKTVLTRVNSITGVAYKDDPTIFAWELMNEPRCQSDWSGNSVQRWIAEMAAYVKSIDSNHLLEAGLEGFYGASSPQKQFNPRLLQVGTDFIANNRIPNIDFATIHVYPDQWLSASNDQSQLAFLSNWIDVHIRDARDALRKPLLVTEFGKSSKDPGFSVGQRDALFKTVYSKIYWSARSGGSAAGGFFWQLLSEGMGSYGDGYEIVLSEGSSTARIIALQSRQLRYLGKWYARQRNVAKLNKAKAMREEERQRRASKAADAGN; encoded by the exons ATGAAGGGAGTGAGCCTCTTGGCTGTTCTTTGTCTGCTTTTGTTGAGTCCACAACACCATGTTGAGGCGGCTGGGGGTTTCATCAGGACCAGGGGTCTGAACTTTGTTCTCGATGGGAACCCCTTCTTTGCGAATGGATTCAATGCCTACTGGCTCATGACTCTGGCCTCAGATCCATCTCAGAGAGGCAAGGTCTCCTCTGCCTTCAGAGAGGCCTCCAGCCATGGCCTCCTTGTGGCCAGAACTTGGGCTTTCAGTGATGGAGGGGGCAATGCTTTGCAGTACTCCCCAGGCCACTACAATGGACAAACTTTCACG GGGTTGGATTTTGTGGTTTCCGAGGCCAGAAGATATGGTATTAGGCTCATCTTAAGCTTGGCAAACAACTACGACACCTTTGGAGGGAAGAAGCAGTATGTCCAATGGGCAAGAAATCAGGGGCAGTACATCGCATCAGATGACGAATTCTTCACAAATCCTGTCGTCGGAGGTTTCTACAAGAATCATGTCAAG ACTGTTCTCACGAGAGTCAACTCCATCACTGGAGTTGCTTACAAGGACGACCCAACAATCTTTGCTTGGGAGCTTATGAACGAGCCCAGATGCCAATCGGATTGGTCAGGAAACAGTGTTCAG CGATGGATTGCAGAGATGGCTGCGTATGTGAAGTCCATAGACAGCAATCACTTGTTGGAAGCCGGTTTAGAAGGGTTCTATGGGGCATCATCACCTCAGAAGCAATTCAATCCCAGGTTGCTGCAAGTGGGAACCGATTTCATCGCCAACAATCGAATTCCCAACATCGATTTTGCCACCATCCATGTCTACCCAGATCAATG GTTGTCCGCCTCCAACGATCAATCGCAGCTGGCTTTCTTGAGCAACTGGATCGACGTGCACATCCGGGACGCCCGCGACGCGCTCCGGAAGCCGCTGCTAGTCACCGAGTTCGGCAAGTCGTCCAAGGATCCCGGATTCAGCGTCGGTCAGAGGGACGCGCTGTTCAAGACCGTGTACTCCAAGATATATTGGTCGGCCAGAAGCGGTGGTTCGGCCGCGGGCGGCTTCTTCTGGCAGCTGCTGAGCGAAGGCATGGGCTCGTACGGGGACGGCTACGAGATCGTTCTGAGCGAGGGGAGCTCGACGGCCAGAATCATAGCCCTGCAGTCTCGCCAGCTCCGTTACCTGGGCAAGTGGTACGCCAGGCAGCGAAACGTTGCGAAGCTCAACAAGGCCAAGGCCATGAGGGAGGAGGAGCGACAGAGACGTGCAAGCAAGGCAGCTGATGCAGGAAACTGA